GGCCCCGACGCGCTTGTCAGAAAACATCGCGAGCTCGTTCGCAAGGTCGCCTGGCACGTCCATTCGGGGGTCTCAACCCGGATCGAACTTGAGGACTTGGTGCAGATCGGTCTCGTCGCATTGGTCGAGGCCGCCCGAACCTTCGAGGATCGCGGTGCTGCCTTTGCGCCTTATGCAGCAATGCGGGTGCGTGGTGCGATGATCGACCATTTGCGTCGCGAAGCGATGATGTCGCGCAGCGGGATGGCCAATCGCCGCATGCTCGCCACGACTCGCGCCGGTCTCGAATCCAGGCTGAGCCGCCGGGCGAGCGATCGTGAAATGGCCGAGGAGCTTGGCCAATCGCCCGAGGAATATCATTCTATGGTCGCCTCTGCCCAGCCGCTCGAACGGGAATCAATCGACGAGGTCTATGCCGACGACCAGCCCTGGTTCATGGATCTTGGTGATCGGGCCGACACGATTATTGAGCGCGAGCAGCTATTTGCAGGAATGGCAGCCGCAATCGCCGAGCTTCCCGAGCGGGAGGCGATGGTGCTCCAGCTCTACTTCGTCGAGGAGCTGAACCTTGAAGAGATCGGGGAGATTCTGGGCATCGGCGCGACGCGGATCTGCCAGATCAAGAAAGCCGCGCTTGCCAAACTCAAGGCGTGCCTCGAGGCTCGCTTCGAATAGGCGCCGGGTGCCGACGCATCGCGCGGCATCGAACTTGACCAGTCGGCGCCACAGAGGCAGCCTCTTCGCTCAGGCTGGCTCGCGAGCTCGGATTTTTGCCCAGGCGGCGAGCAGCTCTGCAACCGAGCCGCGGATCGCCTTGAGCTTGCCAGCATCGCCCGTCTGCACGCAAAGCGACAGCTCCTTCTGCATCGCCCGATAGATTTCGGAGAGGGTTCGGGCGACACTGCCACCGCGCTCGAAATCAAGGCTCGCCTCGAGCGCCAGGAGGATCGAGGATGCGCGCTCGCGTGAGGCCCGGTAGGCCTCGAGTTTTCCTTGCGCGACCGCGGTCGCCGTAATGTCGAGCGCCCCGACGAGCTCCTCGTAAAGGATGGTCACAAGCTCGTGCGGACTGGCCACCTCGATGCGGCTCGCGATCGACAATGCGCGATACTTTTGTTGGGCTGCGTACATGTCAGTTGTTGCTGCTTGTCCAGACCTTGACCTGCTGCTCAAGGTAGCTCTGGGTCGCCTTCAGGGCGGAGATGCGCGAATCCAGCGTGCCGAACTGTTTTTCGAGCCGGCTGCGGTAGGCCGCCTCGCGCTCATCCATTCTCGACTGGTCCTTGACGATACCGGCGGACTCGCTGTCGAGCCTTTTGCCGAGGCTCGCGAGCATTCCATTGGTGCCGGTCGCTCCATCGCTGAGCTTCTGGAGCGCGACCGCGATCCCCGGATCGCTGGTGGCGGTATGAGTGGAGTCCCGCGTCGGCGAAAACAGCGCCTCGACGGCGTCCGGATTATTCTTCAGCGCGGTATCGAGCTTTGCCGCGTCAAGGCTGATTGTGCCGTCGCGATTGGTGGCGATGCCAATGTCCGACAGCCGGCTAATCGTTGGATCGCTGCTGAGCGGGGTCGACAGGAAACTGCTCAACTGACGGTCAAGTGTGCGAAGCGCGCCGTCACCGCCGGTTGCGGTGCGTGCGGCCTCCATGTCCTTCTTGAGCGTATTATAGACACTGACGAAGTCCTGGATCGTCTGGCGTAGCGGCTCGGTGGGACGCGTGACGCCGATGGAAACCGATGTCCCGGGCGACGCCTTTTTGATCGTGAGCGTGACGCCCGAAATGACGTCCGCGACGGAGTTGCTGTCGCGGACATAAGCGACGCTATCGAGGGTGAACTTAGCGTCTTGCGCCGCCTGCCCCAGCGTCATGGTGCCGCCGCTTCCATAAGCGAAGCCCTGTAGCGCAGCATCGGTCGACGTCAGAGTGAAAGCCTTTGCGCTTCCCGTTTGCCCGCGCAGCACCAGCCGCGATCCGTTACCGTCCGAGACTACACTCGCGCTGACGCCGCTGCCGCTGATGTTGATTGCCGAGGCAAGGCCATTCAAGCTGTCGTGCGCGGCGTCGATGCTGATCGCGAAATCCTGACCGCCGACCGACAGTGTCATGTTGCCTTGGCCGATAGACGCCGCCGGGTCGGCGACATAATCTGAATAGACCGTCTGGGACCGAGCGAGCTGGTCGATAACAATTTCGCTTGCGAGATTTCCGATTCGTGCTCCGGCGTTCGCCACTGCCGACAGCGCGCTCGTGTCGGAGGGGCTCGGCTGCGATTGCATTGTGCCGCCGGCAACGAGTTCGGTCAGCGACTTAGCGAAGCTCTCTAAGTCCGAGCGCGCCTGCGCGACCGCGCTGATCTTTGATTGCACGGTCTGCAACCTCTTGGCGAGCATGTTGGCCTTGGGTGCGCGCGATGCATTGGCGAGATCGTCGACCAGCTTGGCCGTATCAAGGCCTGAGCCGCCGCCGAGGCTACTGACGATTGACGTGACCATAGCTGCTCCTTCCCTGATCTAAACGGCGGCAACTGGTTCTTTTGAAGGGCATCGTTCAAAGTTTTTGCGCTAATGCGCAGGCCTTGAAGCGGTCGCCCCAATGGGGTGCCCGTTCTCGTCGAACCTCTTGCCCTCCGGAACCAGAACGGAGGGCTGCTCGACCCCTTCAGCGAGCGACTCCTCCAGGCGGAAGACGAAGGCCAGGACCGTTGCGACTGCAATGAACAGGTCTTCGGCAATCACCTGGCCTGCGCGCGAAGTGAAATAGATTGCGCGGGCAAGCTGCGGGTACTCAAGCGTCGGAACGGCGCCCTCGCGGGCCAGCGCCTTGATTGCCTTGGCGGTCTCGCCGCGCCCGCGCGCGACGACTATTGGGGCGCCGTCTTTCATCGGATCGTAGCGCAGCGCGATTGCGAAATGGGTCGGATTGGTGAGGACCACGGTTGCTTCCTTGACCGCCTTGCGCGCTGAACCGCTGAGCACTTCGTGCTGGCGCTGGCGGATCGCCCGTTTGACCTCGGGCGAGCCTTCGGTCTGCTTCATGTCCTCACGCACTTCTTCCTTGCTCATGCGCAGGCGCCGATTGCGCTGGAAGATCTGCACGGGCACGTCGATCAGCGCGATCAGCAGCAGGGACGCGGCGAGGACCGAAAGAGCGAGGCGAAACAGTGAACCGATGGCGGCAGCCGATGAGCGCGCATCCATTGCGGCAAGGGAGAACAGTCCGCCGACATGCCTGGTTAAAAGCCAGTAGCCCGCCGCGCCGACCACAAGGGTCTTTGCAAGCGATTTGCCAAGCTCGACCAGCCCATTCAGGCTGAAGATGCGCTTGATCCCCGAGACGGGATTGATCCGGTTTGCCTTGAAGGCGAAGGCGCCGGTCCTGAATCCAAGCGACCCCAAAATGGCGGGCCCCATAGCCGAAGCGACTAAGGCAAGACCGAACAAGGCTCCCACTGGGACCGCGAGCGGGATCAGAAGCCGCGCTAATGACCGCCAGGGATCGAAGTCGGTGAGTTCCGACCGGCTGATCGTGAGGCCGCCAGCAACTAGATGCTGGCAAGTACCGACGAACAATGGGCCGACGAGCCATGCCCAGAGCGCGCCCGCGCTCAGCACCAGCGCAGTTCCGAGCTCGCGTGACTGAAGCAGGTCGCCCTCGCGCTCGGCCTCCTGCCGCCGGCGCGGCGTTGGCGCTTCGGTTTTCTGGTCGGCCTCAGCCGCCATGCGCGAGCCCGGCGGCCTGGTCGAGGCCCTGGCGGATTGCCGCAAGGATTGCGTCGGCCAGAAGTGGCGCGGTCATCGCAAGGAGAATGATGCCGGTCACCATCGCCGCCGGCATTCCGACACTGAACAGGTTGAGCGACGGGGCCGAGCGGCTGAGGACGCCGAGGATCAGCTGGACGAGCACCAGCGCTGCGGCGACCGGCAGCGCGATTGCGAGCCCTGCAGCGAAGATCAGGCCGCCGAGCGTTGAAAGTTCGGCGAACAGCTGGAGGGGAACGGCGCCGCCGGCCGGAAACGCGCCG
This portion of the Sphingomonas limnosediminicola genome encodes:
- a CDS encoding FliA/WhiG family RNA polymerase sigma factor, encoding MLHAPVQHDEFTYRRNPNPNGPDALVRKHRELVRKVAWHVHSGVSTRIELEDLVQIGLVALVEAARTFEDRGAAFAPYAAMRVRGAMIDHLRREAMMSRSGMANRRMLATTRAGLESRLSRRASDREMAEELGQSPEEYHSMVASAQPLERESIDEVYADDQPWFMDLGDRADTIIEREQLFAGMAAAIAELPEREAMVLQLYFVEELNLEEIGEILGIGATRICQIKKAALAKLKACLEARFE
- the fliS gene encoding flagellar protein FliS; this encodes MYAAQQKYRALSIASRIEVASPHELVTILYEELVGALDITATAVAQGKLEAYRASRERASSILLALEASLDFERGGSVARTLSEIYRAMQKELSLCVQTGDAGKLKAIRGSVAELLAAWAKIRAREPA
- the fliD gene encoding flagellar filament capping protein FliD yields the protein MVTSIVSSLGGGSGLDTAKLVDDLANASRAPKANMLAKRLQTVQSKISAVAQARSDLESFAKSLTELVAGGTMQSQPSPSDTSALSAVANAGARIGNLASEIVIDQLARSQTVYSDYVADPAASIGQGNMTLSVGGQDFAISIDAAHDSLNGLASAINISGSGVSASVVSDGNGSRLVLRGQTGSAKAFTLTSTDAALQGFAYGSGGTMTLGQAAQDAKFTLDSVAYVRDSNSVADVISGVTLTIKKASPGTSVSIGVTRPTEPLRQTIQDFVSVYNTLKKDMEAARTATGGDGALRTLDRQLSSFLSTPLSSDPTISRLSDIGIATNRDGTISLDAAKLDTALKNNPDAVEALFSPTRDSTHTATSDPGIAVALQKLSDGATGTNGMLASLGKRLDSESAGIVKDQSRMDEREAAYRSRLEKQFGTLDSRISALKATQSYLEQQVKVWTSSNN
- a CDS encoding flagellar type III secretion system protein FlhB, with translation MAAEADQKTEAPTPRRRQEAEREGDLLQSRELGTALVLSAGALWAWLVGPLFVGTCQHLVAGGLTISRSELTDFDPWRSLARLLIPLAVPVGALFGLALVASAMGPAILGSLGFRTGAFAFKANRINPVSGIKRIFSLNGLVELGKSLAKTLVVGAAGYWLLTRHVGGLFSLAAMDARSSAAAIGSLFRLALSVLAASLLLIALIDVPVQIFQRNRRLRMSKEEVREDMKQTEGSPEVKRAIRQRQHEVLSGSARKAVKEATVVLTNPTHFAIALRYDPMKDGAPIVVARGRGETAKAIKALAREGAVPTLEYPQLARAIYFTSRAGQVIAEDLFIAVATVLAFVFRLEESLAEGVEQPSVLVPEGKRFDENGHPIGATASRPAH